The following are encoded in a window of Glandiceps talaboti chromosome 5, keGlaTala1.1, whole genome shotgun sequence genomic DNA:
- the LOC144435742 gene encoding telomere length regulation protein TEL2 homolog: MSDFELACKVRQLVREAQNILSTSSNPEVNIRTLNRIACLLPNVKDSKSTDFTDDVIIFARQEFIKQHYMRFCDFLIQKLDFDWFGKLSKEQRKCFDAFFLDGIHHEAFMLLCKSVHQASPSFQLHKCTSLLQEFIRQHRMVSLIWSQCTINTDKSSTAPSTHTHTMLWDQLITLISTFPDRMANKLQKQNSELFYPQTYFKILARDTMTVLHDIYKEIKASRDCVVSFISQLIGKICLQGHTETYLGILLPQFIQLTQTDFIWCRICTNIITKIPERCIDYVVEYILQTVPWYGMVSKLLGDSILTNQKLSYIITHKILLLRHYQKELVLHNTIGYLADSPSRKHLLMKCLKTLLEVWGDSSAIRHTSYDQHVYITKAILISIGHLNMKDIQQHKDVLMRTMMSGMQAHLDSPNMKVRRLGMVLAEALTQVIDPKGPALKFEYQDDEETELLKSLLKPAEDPGIQDIESVLSQFALEDDNDTKRKEHAKSVEGEESNNPEDLDSDDDLEPYDMSADTKVSKTKSPMYIRDCMQGLITQDDPDKIEACLTVAEKLIRAKPDDLAEVSVEFVKILLHLQDSHSIEYFTSMRHSAMVAVTVICPVQVAGYLTGEFYSRNYNIRQRMDMLEVLAASAQELSQPSEVVTVSKQTSRSIVTTRISPVEDDSSNPTHWKDIVQKRIDSKTRRFAKGPLKPEAVPVANRFAPVAGHFFFPLLKNYDTSLNTLNLLDQDYLLLGRLLYTLGVVMYAAINAPICHLMARNLLEFIWVTRYHTEGFVRQAILFALSMVILSVPSHFLVSDLQADVMESRLWLQDVIEKDPDTECKKLALQTLMILETALKKELGGDSNV; encoded by the exons ATGAGTGACTTTGAATTGGCCTGCAAAGTTCGTCAGCTCGTCAGAGAAGCTCAGAACATTTTGTCGACGTCGTCAAACCCAGAAGTCAACATAAGAACTCTGAATCGAATAGCTTGTCTACTGCCCAATGTCAAGGACTCCAAATCTACAGATTttactgatgatgtcatcatttttgCCAGACAAGAATTCATCAAGCAGCATTATATGAGATTTTGTGACTTCTTAATACAAAAACTTGATTTTGATTGGTTTGGGAAACTTTCAAAGGAGCAAAGGAAATGTTTTGATGCATTTTTCCTTGATGGAATACACCATGAGGCTTTTATGTTGTTGTGCAAAAGTGTTCATCAGGCAAG tcCAAGTTTCCAACTCCATAAGTGTACATCACTACTACAAGAATTCATCCGACAACACAGAATGGTGTCTTTGATATGGTCACAGTGTACGATAAACACAGACAAGTCATCAACTGCTCCCTCTACTCACACGCACACCATGTTATGGGACCAGCTGATTACTTTGATATCTACTTTCCCTGATAGGATGGCAAACAAACTACAGAAGCAGAACAG TGAATTATTTTATCCTCAAACTTATTTCAAGATATTGGCAAGAGATACAATGACTGTCTTACATGATATTTACAAGGAAAtcaaag CATCAAGAGACTGTGTTGTTTCATTTATAAGTCAACTTATTGGCAAGATCTGTCTCCAAGGACATACAGAAACATACCTTGGTATCCTACTTCCACAGTTCATACAACTAACACAGACTGACTTTATCTGGTGTAGAATATGCACAAATATCATCACTAAAATCCCAGAGAGATGTATAGACTATGTTGTGGAGTATATTTTACAAACTGTTCcatg GTATGGCATGGTGTCAAAACTCTTGGGTGATAGTatactgaccaatcagaaactTTCTTACATCATCACACACAAGATTTTATTACTTAGACATTATCAGAAG GAACTTGTTCTTCACAACACCATTGGTTATCTTGCAGATTCACCGTCAAGAAAACATTTGTTAATGAAG TGTTTAAAGACTCTCCTTGAAGTGTGGGGTGACAGCAGTGCTATCAGACATACCTCATATGATCAACATGTGTACATCACCAAAGCTATACTCATCTCTATCGGTCATCTCAATATGAAAGACATACAGCAACACAAAGATG TGTTAATGCGGACCATGATGAGTGGTATGCAGGCTCATTTAGACAGTCCTAATATGAAGGTGAGAAGACTTGGAATGGTTTTGGCAGAGGCTTTGACCCAGGTCATTGACCCCAAGGGACCTGCACTGAAATTTGAATACCAAGATGATGAAGAAACAGAACTTTTAAAGTCACTGCTAAAACCAGCTGAAGATCCAGGAATTCAAGATATTGAGAG TGTCTTGTCCCAGTTTGCCTTGGAAGATGACAATgacacaaaaagaaaagaacatGCAAAATCTGTGGAGGGTGAAGAAAGCAACAACCCAGAAGATTTAGACAG TGATGATGATCTGGAACCATATGACATGTCAGCTGACACAAAAGTTAGTAAGACAAAGTCTCCAATGTACATCAGGGATTGTATGCAAG GATTGATAACCCAGGATGATCCAGACAAGATAGAGGCGTGCCTTACAGTCGCTGAAAAGTTGATCCGTGCCAAACCTGATGACCTAGCAGAG GTCAGTGTGGAGTTTGTCAAAATCCTTCTTCATTTACAAGACAGTCACAGCATAGAATATTTTACAAGTATGAGACATTCAGCCATGGTAGCCGTGACAGTAATTTGTCCAGTACAG GTTGCTGGATATCTAACAGGTGAATTCTACAGTAGAAATTATAACATTAGACAGAGGATGGACATGTTAGAG GTTTTAGCTGCATCAGCACAGGAGTTATCCCAGCCTTCAGAGGTAGTTACTGTAAGTAAACAGACAAGTAGATCAATAGTCACCACCAGGATCTCACCTGTTGAAGATGACAGTTCCAACCCAACCCACTGGAAAGATATTGTACAGAAAAGAATTGATAGCAAAACAAGACGATTTGCAAAG GGTCCTTTGAAACCAGAAGCTGTACCAGTGGCTAACAGATTTGCACCAGTTGCTGGTCATTTCTTTTTTCCACTTCTTAAGAATTATGACAC TTCCTTAAACACATTGAACTTACTTGATCAGGATTATTTGTTACTTGGAAGACTTCTGTACACACTTGGAGTGGTTATGTATGCTGCCATCAATGCACCA ATTTGTCATCTAATGGCAAGGAATCTGTTAGAGTTTATTTGGGTTACTAGGTACCACACAGAAGG GTTTGTTAGACAAGCCATACTGTTTGCCTTATCCATGGTTATATTAAGTGTACCATCTCATTTCCTGGTCTCTGATCTGCAAGCTGATGTCATGGAATCTCGACTTTGGTTACAAG ATGTTATTGAGAAGGACCCGGACACTGAGTGTAAGAAGTTGGCTTTGCAGACATTAATGATTCTTGAAACGGCACTGAAAAAG GAACTAGGAGGAGATTCCAATGTCTGA